In one window of Fictibacillus phosphorivorans DNA:
- a CDS encoding Ger(x)C family spore germination C-terminal domain-containing protein: MITSVRLEKSEDLDYGFDQMVRGHCLLILEEQNCIYIFNASKINARSPEEPSNEKVVRGSHAGFVENLEKSRLENYINLSILDIKRDFHVIEKNGSIHAKIKLSINLGVNEYPKDHLDNKKKLKVLDQHIENQFTTIADRTISKLHAANCDGLGLGLRVKSKYPEIWKKMNWNNDYPTIPIDVDIESTIVDNGIINYDKSQ, from the coding sequence TTGATTACATCTGTACGATTAGAAAAATCCGAAGACCTTGATTATGGCTTCGATCAAATGGTACGTGGTCACTGTTTATTAATTTTAGAAGAACAAAATTGCATCTATATCTTCAATGCAAGTAAGATAAATGCCCGCTCTCCTGAAGAACCTTCTAATGAAAAAGTAGTAAGAGGTTCACACGCTGGATTTGTGGAGAATCTTGAGAAGTCTCGTCTTGAAAACTATATTAACCTAAGCATACTTGATATAAAACGTGACTTTCATGTTATCGAAAAAAACGGTTCCATTCATGCAAAAATTAAATTGTCCATAAATTTAGGTGTAAACGAATACCCTAAAGACCACTTAGATAATAAGAAAAAACTGAAAGTACTTGATCAGCATATTGAAAATCAGTTTACAACAATTGCAGATCGCACCATTAGTAAGCTGCATGCTGCTAACTGTGATGGCTTAGGTCTTGGATTACGGGTTAAATCAAAGTATCCTGAAATTTGGAAGAAAATGAACTGGAACAACGATTACCCTACTATACCAATTGATGTTGATATTGAATCAACAATCGTAGACAATGGGATTATCAACTATGATAAAAGTCAGTAA
- a CDS encoding GAP family protein, whose protein sequence is MVTVDLILLIGGLAVLDMLSPATIGVTVLLLNEKENRTSRIFFYLLTVAGFYFVVGVSLMLGISALLESVSNIFQNQTISWIIFIIGAILFIASFYVPAKKSADLPSPKSKRLISIIILGLSTALIEVGTAFPYFAAISILSTSDLTSMEWVSILAGYNLIMVLPPVLLYVLYLLFGRWMDKPLINLRERLIKTSGSALSWVMCIVGIILIFNSLDYL, encoded by the coding sequence TTGGTGACTGTAGATCTGATTCTTTTAATTGGCGGATTGGCTGTATTAGATATGCTGAGTCCTGCGACAATAGGGGTTACAGTTCTCCTCTTAAACGAGAAAGAGAATCGAACATCCCGTATTTTCTTCTACTTATTAACCGTTGCTGGTTTTTATTTTGTAGTGGGTGTTTCTCTCATGTTAGGAATATCAGCTTTGCTTGAAAGTGTATCTAACATTTTTCAAAATCAAACTATAAGCTGGATCATTTTTATCATTGGAGCGATTTTATTTATTGCTAGTTTCTATGTTCCCGCAAAGAAAAGTGCTGATCTGCCTTCTCCAAAGTCTAAACGATTGATTTCAATCATAATCCTTGGGTTATCAACTGCACTTATTGAAGTAGGAACCGCTTTTCCTTACTTTGCTGCGATCAGTATTTTATCAACTAGTGATCTCACAAGCATGGAATGGGTTTCTATATTAGCTGGATACAATTTAATCATGGTCTTGCCACCGGTCTTGTTATATGTTCTTTATCTCTTATTTGGTAGATGGATGGATAAACCTTTAATAAATTTACGTGAAAGATTAATTAAGACTTCTGGTTCAGCTCTTTCATGGGTCATGTGTATCGTTGGAATCATACTGATTTTTAATAGTTTGGATTATTTGTAA
- a CDS encoding sensor histidine kinase yields the protein MNIKNRITLFSTVWLLIILLVTNSGIYLLFQKNLHDNALEGTETRMESLTEAVKTSTETKMNMTQLLRAYLPGDSMIRIITGDNRVAATSSRITDDDKVQEIKPTYRPNQYSEVKTLNGMVYTVSQHPVIWTDGEVVSLQLIEKESSIPNTLQILRIVLIIATLLILIPSYMGGRFLSRLILVPISNLTKTMEENQRRGTYKRITINKKSSDELNKMARTFNHMMDLLENNYKKQEQFVSDASHELRTPLTVIESYAKMLKRWGSSRPEILEEAVEAIHSESIRMKELTQQMLILARDESQVDLQLEQSDLVEMAKNAAKNMNKAYDRDIQVHSNLVEIHVECDSLKIKQVLIILLDNAIKYSSAAINVELTKQGNSVRFSVTDYGIGITKENLDKVYDRFFRVDQARSRDTGGAGLGLSIAKQIVSAHQGKLYLESEEGKGTTVTLEIPVKQS from the coding sequence ATGAACATAAAGAATCGGATAACTTTGTTTTCAACGGTATGGCTTTTAATTATTTTACTTGTCACGAATAGCGGCATATACCTGTTGTTTCAAAAGAATCTGCATGATAATGCTCTTGAAGGTACAGAGACAAGGATGGAAAGTTTAACGGAAGCCGTAAAAACATCTACTGAGACTAAAATGAACATGACACAACTTTTGCGTGCCTACCTTCCTGGAGATTCAATGATTCGTATTATCACGGGTGATAACCGTGTAGCTGCTACTTCGTCGAGAATAACAGATGATGATAAGGTTCAGGAAATCAAGCCAACTTATAGACCCAATCAATACAGTGAGGTTAAGACGCTAAACGGAATGGTTTACACGGTTTCTCAGCACCCGGTTATTTGGACGGATGGGGAGGTTGTGTCTTTACAGTTGATCGAAAAAGAATCGTCTATTCCAAACACATTGCAGATCTTAAGAATTGTTTTAATCATAGCAACCTTACTCATTTTAATTCCTTCTTACATGGGAGGGCGATTCTTGAGCCGGTTGATCTTAGTACCCATCAGTAACTTAACGAAAACAATGGAAGAAAACCAGAGACGTGGGACGTATAAGCGGATTACGATTAATAAGAAATCGAGTGATGAACTGAATAAGATGGCAAGAACGTTTAACCATATGATGGACTTGCTTGAAAACAACTACAAAAAGCAAGAACAGTTCGTATCTGATGCTTCTCATGAACTGAGAACACCGCTTACTGTTATTGAAAGCTATGCAAAAATGCTTAAGCGGTGGGGAAGTAGTCGGCCAGAAATTTTAGAAGAAGCTGTAGAAGCAATCCACTCAGAATCCATTAGGATGAAAGAATTAACACAACAAATGCTTATTCTAGCAAGGGATGAATCACAAGTAGATCTTCAACTCGAACAATCCGATTTAGTTGAAATGGCTAAAAATGCCGCTAAGAATATGAATAAGGCGTACGACCGTGACATTCAAGTTCATTCCAACTTAGTCGAAATTCATGTTGAGTGTGATTCATTAAAAATAAAGCAAGTTCTAATCATCCTTTTAGATAACGCCATTAAGTATAGTTCGGCAGCTATTAATGTGGAGTTAACTAAACAAGGAAACTCTGTCAGATTCTCCGTAACAGACTATGGAATCGGAATTACAAAGGAAAATCTAGATAAAGTCTATGATCGATTCTTTCGTGTAGACCAAGCTAGGAGCCGTGATACAGGTGGAGCAGGGTTAGGCTTGTCCATCGCAAAACAAATCGTTTCTGCTCACCAAGGGAAGCTTTATCTAGAGAGTGAAGAAGGAAAGGGAACAACAGTAACATTGGAGATTCCTGTGAAACAGAGTTAA
- a CDS encoding response regulator transcription factor → MSAEKILIVEDEKKIARIIQLELEHEGYETETATTGMEGLEKFKSGNWDLILLDVMLPEVSGLEVLRRIRATGSHIPIILLTARDALPDKVSGLDLGANDYVTKPFEIEELLARIRAFLRMNKHFTEDQDSEIYELGDLTVNLKTREVKRDSTLIELTPREFDLLVYLIRNKNQVLNRDQILSKVWGYDYYGDTNVVDVYIRYLRKKIDSTFSHPYIHTIRGVGYTMKE, encoded by the coding sequence ATGAGTGCTGAAAAAATTCTAATTGTTGAAGATGAGAAAAAGATTGCAAGAATCATCCAACTGGAACTTGAACATGAAGGATATGAAACGGAAACAGCTACGACTGGCATGGAAGGATTAGAAAAATTCAAATCAGGCAACTGGGATCTTATTCTACTTGATGTGATGCTGCCTGAAGTAAGCGGGCTAGAGGTGTTAAGACGAATCCGAGCGACTGGTAGTCATATTCCAATCATTTTATTAACGGCCAGAGATGCCTTGCCAGATAAAGTGAGCGGGCTTGATCTTGGCGCAAACGATTATGTGACTAAACCGTTTGAAATTGAAGAATTGTTGGCTAGAATTCGGGCATTTCTTCGCATGAATAAACACTTCACAGAAGATCAAGATAGCGAAATTTATGAACTAGGTGATCTGACAGTTAATTTAAAAACGAGGGAAGTTAAGCGTGACTCTACTCTAATTGAATTAACACCGAGGGAATTTGATCTTCTTGTTTACTTGATACGAAATAAAAACCAGGTATTGAACCGTGATCAAATATTATCAAAGGTATGGGGTTACGATTATTATGGCGATACCAATGTTGTAGATGTCTACATACGTTATCTGCGTAAAAAGATAGATTCCACTTTTTCGCACCCCTATATTCATACGATTCGTGGAGTAGGCTATACGATGAAGGAGTAA
- a CDS encoding DUF695 domain-containing protein has product MSDNWNFYIDELDGNLASFVVNLDVTEEINIKKYNWLFTVKLTVKSSTELGFPEEIEDELLGELEYDLMEKLYDEDIIQVGRLTTNGTREFFYYAKKEKQVKIIDKQALAIFDNNKYETEISSIEEEEPWSFYYEFLYPNEYHLQQMNNRDLVELLEQENDDLEHHREIQHWIEFQTLKDLKSFEQDIIKEGFKTEDFEQEKNEEGTFSITISREDGVDYEMIDAVTYLIIETAQKYNGEYDGWESPVVLKK; this is encoded by the coding sequence ATGTCTGATAACTGGAATTTTTATATTGATGAATTGGATGGGAATCTTGCTTCATTTGTTGTTAATTTGGATGTAACTGAAGAAATTAATATCAAAAAATACAATTGGTTGTTTACAGTCAAACTTACTGTTAAGTCGTCTACTGAGTTAGGTTTCCCTGAGGAAATAGAAGATGAATTACTTGGTGAGCTTGAATACGATCTAATGGAAAAATTATATGATGAAGACATCATTCAAGTTGGACGATTAACTACGAATGGAACACGAGAATTCTTCTATTATGCTAAAAAAGAAAAACAGGTCAAAATTATAGATAAACAGGCCCTCGCAATTTTTGATAATAATAAATACGAAACGGAAATCTCAAGTATAGAAGAAGAGGAGCCGTGGTCATTTTATTACGAGTTCCTTTATCCAAATGAATATCATCTTCAACAGATGAATAACCGTGATTTAGTGGAATTGCTTGAACAAGAAAATGACGACTTAGAGCACCACCGTGAGATTCAGCATTGGATAGAGTTTCAAACATTAAAAGATCTAAAATCATTTGAACAAGACATTATTAAAGAAGGATTTAAAACGGAGGATTTCGAACAGGAAAAGAATGAAGAAGGAACATTTTCCATCACAATCTCTCGAGAAGACGGTGTAGATTACGAAATGATTGATGCTGTTACATATCTAATAATTGAAACAGCACAGAAATATAATGGCGAATATGACGGGTGGGAATCTCCTGTTGTTCTTAAAAAGTAA
- a CDS encoding PepSY domain-containing protein, which translates to MKKQTKIIAGTVLVGGIGIGTYAYVENTPSAFAAKNLISEKQAKEVALKETKGGTITELELDRDGLKNKYEVEVLNGDKEYDLDIAAETGKISKVEEAMKDQDDNDDDKEDNHSLNDDERSDRDDQIDPAKIKVTAEQAQAIALKKVSGMVKEMNLDDDYVYEFEIQKDGKDIDVHVDAVTGEAVVDTKDND; encoded by the coding sequence ATGAAAAAACAAACAAAAATCATTGCAGGTACAGTATTAGTCGGTGGTATTGGAATAGGAACATATGCTTATGTAGAGAACACGCCAAGCGCTTTTGCTGCTAAGAATCTGATTTCTGAAAAACAAGCAAAAGAAGTAGCATTAAAAGAAACAAAAGGCGGAACGATCACTGAGTTGGAACTTGACCGTGATGGTCTTAAAAACAAATATGAGGTCGAGGTACTTAATGGAGATAAAGAATACGACCTGGATATCGCTGCAGAAACAGGAAAGATCTCTAAAGTGGAAGAAGCTATGAAAGATCAAGATGACAACGATGATGATAAGGAAGATAATCATTCTCTTAATGATGATGAACGTTCAGATCGCGATGACCAGATAGATCCTGCTAAGATAAAGGTTACAGCTGAACAAGCTCAAGCTATTGCACTGAAAAAAGTTTCAGGAATGGTTAAAGAAATGAATCTAGATGATGATTATGTGTATGAATTCGAAATTCAAAAAGACGGAAAAGATATTGATGTTCATGTAGACGCTGTAACCGGTGAAGCTGTAGTTGATACGAAGGACAACGACTAA
- a CDS encoding mechanosensitive ion channel family protein, with protein MFNLEWFNKLPVKILIVAFVIVITAYFIRKSVRIFFDKTSFLDENREETLMHFTDQVIKVLGLVFFFIYVFSHFFDLARLVTGSVVVAGALALIFQHIIRDYIMGLAYLFERQINLGDYVIINGNKQGKIEEISMRHLKIRQYDGYLYTVSYGSINELQNGNRGMRRVNESLILNYRQNPDEAFKVMEEVARICNEKYNEYLLTDLDGKPVEKFKFNQITELNVDYKGHRYSLSGIVKEAYFVDASKRVRYELALAAYMNNLLMAENGDIELNKRPGSQPSV; from the coding sequence ATGTTTAACTTAGAATGGTTTAATAAATTGCCTGTAAAAATTTTAATTGTGGCTTTTGTTATCGTAATCACTGCATACTTCATAAGAAAATCAGTTCGCATCTTCTTTGATAAAACAAGTTTTCTAGATGAAAACCGTGAAGAAACGTTGATGCACTTTACAGATCAAGTCATCAAGGTGCTTGGATTGGTGTTCTTCTTCATTTATGTATTTAGTCATTTCTTCGATCTAGCGAGACTTGTAACAGGTTCTGTCGTTGTAGCCGGTGCCCTGGCATTGATCTTTCAACATATTATACGAGATTACATTATGGGTCTTGCCTACTTGTTTGAAAGACAGATCAACCTTGGTGATTATGTGATCATCAACGGTAACAAACAAGGAAAAATCGAGGAAATTAGTATGCGCCACCTGAAAATTCGTCAATACGACGGATATTTATACACCGTTTCCTATGGAAGTATCAACGAGCTTCAAAACGGAAATCGCGGAATGCGGCGAGTAAACGAAAGTCTTATCCTCAACTACAGACAAAATCCTGACGAGGCGTTTAAGGTGATGGAAGAAGTAGCGAGAATCTGCAACGAGAAATATAATGAGTACCTCTTAACAGATCTGGACGGTAAACCTGTAGAGAAATTTAAATTCAACCAAATTACCGAATTGAACGTCGATTATAAAGGACACCGTTATTCTCTCTCTGGCATTGTAAAAGAAGCTTATTTTGTAGATGCAAGCAAACGTGTAAGGTATGAGTTAGCACTTGCAGCTTATATGAACAACTTATTGATGGCTGAGAACGGAGATATAGAATTGAATAAACGTCCCGGTTCTCAACCTTCTGTCTAA
- a CDS encoding DUF4188 domain-containing protein: MKTIHKGRHVAAVEGDFVVFVIGMRVNKLLSFSKWIPVFKAMGPMIRELYQNPELGFLHTEFHFSWRRVTFIQYWKSFDQLEAYAQGRTHLEAWKAFNKNIGDDGSVGIFHESYKIEKRSAEAIYTNMPRIGLGKAFSLASVTKNTQSARERMNSY; this comes from the coding sequence TTGAAGACTATTCATAAGGGAAGACATGTGGCAGCGGTGGAAGGTGACTTTGTAGTTTTTGTAATTGGGATGCGAGTGAATAAGCTCCTTTCATTTTCTAAGTGGATACCTGTATTTAAAGCCATGGGTCCTATGATAAGAGAACTTTATCAAAACCCTGAGCTTGGTTTTTTACATACAGAATTTCATTTTAGTTGGAGAAGAGTAACATTTATTCAATATTGGAAAAGCTTTGATCAACTGGAAGCTTATGCACAAGGTAGAACTCACTTAGAAGCATGGAAAGCATTCAACAAGAATATAGGTGACGATGGAAGTGTTGGTATCTTTCATGAAAGTTACAAAATTGAAAAGCGGAGTGCAGAAGCCATTTATACCAATATGCCAAGAATAGGACTTGGAAAAGCCTTTTCGTTAGCCTCCGTAACGAAAAACACTCAAAGTGCTAGAGAAAGAATGAACAGTTACTAG
- a CDS encoding TerC family protein, with protein sequence MDSIWLEYGWALLILIGLEGLLSADNALVLAVIAKHLPEDQKKRAISYGIIMAFVFRFGALFAISFIANVWQIQAIGAAYLLYLGLKHVIQAKFGKENEKIQEEVKEEAKGKGFWPTVGKIAIADLAFAIDSILAAVALALGLPDSPLGDFGGMDGGQFIVVVLGGVAGLILIKFAATWFVQLLDQRPALETTAYAIVAWVGVKLAVITLAHNDIGVLDHDFPHSTVWTVIFYGVLVGIALLGWFAPAKSKKNETSL encoded by the coding sequence ATGGATTCAATTTGGTTAGAGTACGGATGGGCATTATTAATTTTAATTGGTCTGGAAGGATTGTTATCTGCTGACAATGCCCTAGTACTAGCGGTTATCGCAAAACATTTACCTGAGGATCAGAAAAAACGAGCGATCAGCTATGGAATAATTATGGCATTCGTATTTCGTTTCGGTGCACTTTTTGCTATTTCGTTTATCGCGAACGTTTGGCAGATCCAAGCGATTGGAGCCGCTTATCTGTTGTACCTTGGCTTGAAGCATGTCATTCAAGCTAAATTCGGTAAAGAAAACGAAAAGATTCAAGAAGAAGTAAAAGAAGAAGCAAAAGGAAAAGGATTCTGGCCGACAGTTGGTAAGATCGCGATCGCTGACTTAGCGTTTGCTATCGATTCGATCCTAGCTGCAGTTGCCCTTGCACTAGGTCTTCCAGATTCACCACTTGGTGATTTTGGAGGTATGGACGGTGGACAATTCATCGTAGTTGTTCTTGGAGGAGTTGCGGGTCTGATCTTGATTAAGTTTGCAGCAACTTGGTTTGTTCAGTTGTTAGATCAACGACCTGCTTTAGAAACAACAGCTTATGCCATCGTTGCATGGGTAGGTGTGAAGCTTGCGGTTATTACACTTGCTCATAATGATATTGGAGTGTTAGATCACGATTTTCCACACAGTACGGTATGGACTGTCATCTTCTACGGTGTGTTAGTGGGTATCGCCCTACTTGGATGGTTTGCACCTGCTAAATCGAAGAAGAATGAAACATCTTTATAA
- a CDS encoding PepSY domain-containing protein yields the protein MNGSQGSTLEKEKMNKIVSAKYPGEILSTELTNRDDKHQYKTVLKSEQGVYVIWSDAVSGEILNMNRTENEEVQEEHITKDEAEKIASKHGKVKSAEFNKENRVYVVHVSSEGKIYRLEINRATGDIKSKNEVESGDEDEPAQPSTKITQEEARQIALNEVKGTVTDIELDDEDGVIVYEVEVETKTKEAQVIINAFSGEVNSVTMETKDRD from the coding sequence GTGAACGGAAGCCAAGGCAGTACATTAGAAAAAGAGAAAATGAACAAAATCGTAAGCGCAAAATATCCAGGAGAGATTCTATCTACAGAATTAACCAATAGAGATGATAAACATCAATACAAAACAGTGCTGAAAAGTGAACAAGGTGTTTATGTGATCTGGTCTGATGCGGTTTCAGGAGAAATTCTCAACATGAATCGAACAGAAAATGAAGAAGTTCAAGAGGAACACATTACAAAAGATGAAGCAGAAAAAATAGCTTCCAAACACGGAAAAGTAAAATCCGCCGAATTTAATAAAGAGAATAGAGTCTATGTTGTTCATGTCAGTAGCGAAGGTAAAATATATCGTTTAGAAATTAATAGGGCCACTGGGGACATTAAGAGTAAAAACGAGGTTGAATCTGGAGATGAAGATGAACCGGCTCAGCCAAGCACAAAAATAACACAAGAAGAAGCCAGACAAATCGCACTAAATGAAGTAAAAGGGACCGTTACGGATATTGAGTTAGATGATGAAGACGGTGTAATCGTTTATGAAGTAGAGGTCGAAACGAAAACGAAAGAAGCACAAGTGATCATAAATGCGTTTTCTGGTGAGGTAAACTCCGTAACAATGGAAACGAAAGATCGTGACTAA
- a CDS encoding MerR family transcriptional regulator, with protein sequence MLHIHKVSEMTGVTVRTLRHYDHIGLLQSSSKTEGGHRLYTHTDLKKLQQIQFMKKIGYRLNEIKNMLNSSDWDWSDSLKKQLSYIKQEQENLSKIESTLRELIHGMAIEDKSNEIAIQKVMQLANNDKELQERYRKSLFEERELKLWKKIPNMTSDHPDTLEWIALIGQLKRFIHEDPSCSNVQNIIRRMDEKRTETFGGEIEFLNKLWDVRMSESQSEQLGLYPIDQDVLKYMNAAYEIFIEKKA encoded by the coding sequence TTGCTTCATATTCATAAGGTAAGTGAGATGACTGGTGTTACTGTAAGAACTCTTCGTCACTATGATCACATCGGCTTATTGCAATCATCATCCAAAACAGAAGGTGGCCATCGTTTATATACCCATACTGACCTGAAGAAGCTACAGCAAATTCAATTCATGAAGAAAATCGGTTATCGTTTGAACGAGATTAAGAATATGTTGAATTCTAGTGACTGGGATTGGTCAGATAGCCTTAAGAAACAACTCTCTTATATAAAGCAAGAGCAAGAAAATCTAAGTAAGATAGAGAGTACACTAAGGGAATTAATTCACGGAATGGCGATTGAAGATAAGAGTAATGAAATCGCCATCCAAAAAGTCATGCAATTAGCTAATAACGATAAAGAACTTCAAGAAAGATATAGAAAATCATTATTTGAAGAAAGAGAATTAAAGCTGTGGAAAAAGATCCCAAACATGACTAGCGACCATCCAGATACTTTGGAATGGATTGCTCTTATTGGACAGTTGAAGCGGTTTATTCATGAGGATCCAAGTTGTTCGAATGTTCAAAATATCATTAGAAGAATGGATGAAAAAAGAACAGAAACATTTGGTGGTGAAATAGAGTTTCTAAATAAACTTTGGGACGTGCGTATGTCTGAATCGCAATCTGAACAATTGGGGTTATATCCCATAGACCAAGATGTACTGAAGTATATGAACGCTGCTTATGAAATCTTTATAGAGAAAAAAGCTTAA
- a CDS encoding DUF2199 domain-containing protein — protein MTDLVRGYQCTCCGNYHDELPLNYGIVAPVYYEEATRRERKKHFELTDDFCVMDGEHFFIRGCIEIPIIGSNQPFVWGVWVSLSKENFELTLEQWDDLNSEQLNPMFGWLSTHLPMYPETVNLKTNVHTCSQNLRPFIELEPTDHPLSIEQAQGITMDRVKEIAQFFCELGK, from the coding sequence ATGACAGATTTAGTTAGAGGCTACCAATGCACATGCTGTGGAAATTATCATGATGAACTCCCCTTAAATTATGGGATTGTAGCACCTGTATATTATGAAGAGGCTACAAGAAGAGAGAGAAAAAAGCATTTTGAACTTACTGATGATTTTTGTGTAATGGACGGAGAACATTTCTTCATAAGAGGTTGTATTGAAATTCCCATTATTGGATCGAATCAACCTTTTGTATGGGGTGTATGGGTATCACTTAGTAAAGAAAACTTCGAACTGACTTTAGAGCAATGGGATGACCTAAATAGTGAACAATTAAATCCGATGTTTGGGTGGTTATCTACACATCTTCCCATGTATCCTGAAACCGTAAATTTAAAAACGAATGTACATACCTGCTCACAAAATTTGCGACCTTTTATTGAGCTCGAGCCTACAGATCATCCATTATCTATTGAGCAAGCACAAGGGATTACGATGGATCGCGTTAAAGAAATCGCTCAATTTTTTTGCGAACTTGGAAAATAA
- a CDS encoding aspartyl-phosphate phosphatase Spo0E family protein has protein sequence MDKDRSLEDKELQLKQELSQLATDKGSLTNPDVVKKSQELDQVLTTIQEKNLKNKSGR, from the coding sequence TTGGATAAAGATAGGTCACTTGAAGATAAGGAATTACAATTGAAACAAGAATTAAGTCAGTTAGCCACTGATAAAGGAAGCCTTACAAATCCGGATGTTGTAAAGAAGAGTCAAGAGCTTGACCAAGTTTTAACAACCATTCAAGAGAAAAACTTAAAAAACAAGTCAGGAAGATAA
- a CDS encoding GNAT family N-acetyltransferase yields the protein MKKNIYIKLLTLNDLQALFDNETRNREFFQQYAPERDQDFYSLDGQARRITEMEERKEKGLGYSFGIFLQDTQELIGQIGLFKIERGPAQKGMVGYSLDKVHNGKGYMTQALSLLIDFAFHELKLHRIEAEVMPQNMGSIHLLLKAGFHKEGISKKNVKINGRWEDHQVLAILNEEDFDI from the coding sequence ATGAAGAAGAACATATATATTAAACTTCTAACACTAAATGATCTTCAAGCGTTATTTGATAATGAAACAAGAAACAGAGAGTTTTTTCAGCAATATGCCCCAGAACGAGATCAAGATTTTTATTCTTTAGATGGTCAAGCTAGGAGAATAACTGAGATGGAAGAGCGAAAAGAGAAAGGGTTAGGTTATTCGTTTGGCATTTTCCTTCAAGATACACAAGAATTGATCGGACAGATCGGTCTGTTCAAGATTGAGAGAGGACCTGCACAAAAAGGGATGGTGGGGTATTCCCTCGATAAAGTACATAATGGTAAAGGGTATATGACTCAAGCACTTTCACTACTTATAGATTTTGCGTTTCATGAACTTAAACTTCATCGAATAGAAGCAGAAGTAATGCCTCAAAATATGGGTTCAATCCATTTATTGTTGAAAGCTGGATTTCACAAAGAAGGAATTTCAAAGAAAAATGTGAAGATCAATGGCAGATGGGAAGATCATCAGGTTCTTGCCATTCTTAATGAAGAGGATTTTGACATTTAG
- a CDS encoding M23 family metallopeptidase translates to MNNIQRCITGETFGAKFLKGEFQSIYNQTASNFKEMITIEQFMELTSSFNTGVQNYSLESETRLTDHLRHYLWLDNEGIKAISVTFDPEDVIHSLLLAPYETYPETDNQLSKNTYMMPIQDEWFVFWGGANQFINYHYEIEEQRYAYDLVIVKDGHSYRDTPTSNEDFYAFNKEVVAPCDGRVVKVVNSIVDNELGSTNVSNPEGNYIIIQHANNEYSLIAHFKQNSIIVEEGHTIKQNQLIGLCGNSGNSSEPHIHFQVMYSDNHYNGKSIRIRFLGDYEPIQGDFIKPSN, encoded by the coding sequence GTGAACAACATACAACGGTGTATAACAGGAGAAACGTTTGGTGCAAAATTTTTAAAAGGAGAATTTCAATCGATCTATAATCAAACTGCGAGTAATTTTAAAGAAATGATTACGATCGAACAATTCATGGAGTTAACTTCTTCCTTTAATACTGGCGTTCAGAATTATTCGTTGGAATCGGAAACACGGCTTACAGATCATTTAAGACACTATTTATGGCTAGATAACGAAGGAATAAAAGCAATCAGTGTCACTTTCGATCCAGAAGATGTTATACATAGCCTCTTACTTGCGCCTTATGAAACATATCCTGAAACAGACAATCAGCTTTCTAAGAATACTTACATGATGCCAATACAAGATGAATGGTTTGTATTTTGGGGAGGTGCCAATCAATTCATTAATTATCACTATGAGATCGAAGAGCAGCGATACGCTTATGATCTTGTAATTGTAAAGGATGGACATTCCTATAGAGACACTCCAACATCAAATGAGGATTTTTACGCGTTTAATAAAGAAGTAGTAGCTCCATGTGACGGAAGAGTCGTAAAAGTTGTAAACTCTATCGTGGATAACGAACTGGGGTCAACGAATGTTTCTAATCCAGAAGGTAACTATATAATCATTCAACATGCAAACAACGAGTATAGCCTCATCGCTCACTTCAAGCAAAATTCAATTATTGTAGAGGAAGGCCATACAATCAAACAAAATCAGTTAATAGGATTATGCGGAAATTCAGGAAATTCATCTGAGCCTCACATTCATTTTCAAGTCATGTATTCGGACAACCACTACAACGGAAAATCTATCCGAATTCGTTTTCTAGGTGATTATGAACCGATTCAAGGAGATTTCATCAAACCTTCAAATTAA